From the Anaerobacillus alkaliphilus genome, the window GCAGATGGAGAGCGTTTTGCCAAAGCCTTAGCTGAAGCAATTGGATTGACCAGCTATCGAACTGAAACATACAAGTTGAAACAAGAAGATCAAAAATCAATTGAAAAAGTAGTCGTTTATACCAATCTTGACACGGATATGGTAGAAGAAGCACTTTTCGTTGGGGCTACTTATAGTGCAGGGACCAATGTTGCACGCGCTCTTGTTAATGCACCAGGAAACTACATGACTCCAACGAACTTAGCTGCGAGAGCGAAAGAAATTGCAGACCGATATGGAATGGAGTATTCAGTTCTTGAAAGAGATGAAATGGAGAAATTAGGAATGGGTGCTCTATTGGCTGTAGCTAATGGTTCTGACCAACCTCCGAAAATGATTGTTCTTAAATACCGTGGCAAAGAGAAATGGGAAAACGTGTTAAGTTTCGTCGGGAAAGGTTTAACGTTTGATGCTGGCGGTATTTCCATTAAGCCTGCATTAAATATGCATGAAATGAAAATGGATATGGGTGGAGCGGCAGCAGTATTAGGTGCAATGGAAGTAATCGGTTCATTAAAGCCAGAGGTAAATGTCATGGCTGTGATTCCTTCGACTGAAAACTTAATTAATGGTAGTGCCTTAAAGCCTGGTGATGTTATTACATCATTAAGCGGTAGAACAATTGAGGTTCGTAATACAGATGCTGAAGGTCGTTTAATTTTAGCGGATGCCGTTACGTATGCAAAGCAATTAGGTGCTGATTATATCGTAGACGTTGCAACATTAACGGGTGCTGTAATTGTTGCGTTAGCTGGAGTTACAACTGGAGCTATTACTAACGATGAAGAGTTAATGGAGGATGTGTTGTTAGC encodes:
- a CDS encoding leucyl aminopeptidase, which codes for MFKVKDGHILEKKIGAIVVGLFADDKKPEGLVKEIDKKLDGYIVELLADKQLSTGFKKVNKIHTLGNLDAKTVYFVGLGKKSEVTFEKVREAFAVVSKTLLKDGVEEVAVALDSFLTEEADGERFAKALAEAIGLTSYRTETYKLKQEDQKSIEKVVVYTNLDTDMVEEALFVGATYSAGTNVARALVNAPGNYMTPTNLAARAKEIADRYGMEYSVLERDEMEKLGMGALLAVANGSDQPPKMIVLKYRGKEKWENVLSFVGKGLTFDAGGISIKPALNMHEMKMDMGGAAAVLGAMEVIGSLKPEVNVMAVIPSTENLINGSALKPGDVITSLSGRTIEVRNTDAEGRLILADAVTYAKQLGADYIVDVATLTGAVIVALAGVTTGAITNDEELMEDVLLAAGEAGEYLWRLPNFDPYKEMLRSSDVADLNNSPGREGGSITAGLFIGEFAEDTPWVHLDIAGTAWSRSDSEFGPKGGTGAMVRTLATLAKNF